The following proteins come from a genomic window of Gimesia sp.:
- the murB gene encoding UDP-N-acetylmuramate dehydrogenase → MSSIEDFKDILKHSEPLAKYSWFKIGGPAQFFLEPRNADELQAVVKCCAENEIPVRVFGGGSNILIKDSGVQGAVIRIHDQEFAQISIEGTTVTSGAGALLSNLVSQTVKEGLAGLEGLVGIPGTVGGALHGNAGGHNGDIGQFAKSVSVLTARGEKFVRTADELSFSYRESSINELAILEATFELQQADADELTERMKKNWIMKKANQPLTHQSAGCIFKNPRGMHAGALIEQAGLKGTRIGGAEISDRHANFIINDESATTENVLDLINLAQNTVSEKFGVDLELEIELW, encoded by the coding sequence ATGAGTTCAATCGAAGACTTCAAAGACATTCTTAAACATTCCGAACCCCTGGCGAAATACTCGTGGTTCAAAATCGGCGGTCCGGCCCAGTTCTTTCTGGAGCCACGGAACGCAGATGAACTGCAGGCGGTCGTCAAATGCTGTGCAGAAAATGAAATTCCTGTACGCGTCTTTGGGGGCGGATCCAATATTCTGATCAAGGATTCCGGCGTACAAGGTGCCGTCATCCGTATTCATGATCAGGAATTCGCCCAGATCAGCATCGAGGGGACAACCGTCACCTCGGGAGCGGGGGCGCTGCTCTCGAACCTGGTTTCACAGACCGTCAAAGAGGGACTGGCCGGCCTGGAAGGGCTGGTGGGGATTCCCGGTACGGTTGGTGGTGCACTGCACGGCAATGCCGGCGGTCACAACGGTGACATCGGCCAGTTCGCCAAATCCGTATCTGTGCTGACCGCCCGGGGTGAGAAGTTCGTGCGGACAGCGGATGAACTCAGCTTCAGCTACCGGGAAAGCAGCATCAATGAACTGGCGATTCTGGAGGCGACCTTCGAGTTGCAGCAGGCTGACGCAGATGAGCTGACTGAACGCATGAAAAAGAACTGGATCATGAAGAAGGCCAACCAGCCTCTCACCCACCAGTCTGCGGGCTGTATCTTCAAAAATCCACGTGGGATGCACGCCGGGGCTCTGATTGAACAGGCGGGCCTCAAAGGGACCCGCATCGGGGGAGCCGAAATCAGCGACCGTCACGCGAACTTTATCATCAATGATGAAAGTGCGACGACGGAGAATGTGCTCGATCTGATTAACCTCGCACAGAATACCGTGTCTGAAAAGTTCGGCGTCGATCTCGAACTGGAAATCGAGCTCTGGTAA
- a CDS encoding DUF1501 domain-containing protein — MHCGQFRYQFNRRQMLQQCANGFGAAALTALLQDRAFSGVTAERTHFPAKAKNVIFLYMDGGPSQVDTFDPKPMLSKYNGKSPGDFFKVEDTQFDNVGKVLESPWKFKPYGESGIPVSDLFPEVGSCIDDIAVIRSVVSNFPEHTFANYFLHTGSGLQGRPSMGAWVNYGLGSECQNLPGFVVINGGLIPPGGLDCFNSGFLPASFQGSVFKPGGSGIANVERQEKTSRTQVEKLKLMQQLDRFKQQETGRHDEIDSAITNYELAYKMQMAIPELMSFESESKPTLELYGFNEEYEPTRTFAAECLLARRLVERGVRFVELTCPNVKGDRWDQHSNLKLHHANNARAVDQPIAGLLKDLKQRGLLDSTLVIWGGEFGRTPFAQGTNGRDHNPFGFTMWMAGGGVKGGTTYGTTDEWGYKVVENRVEIHDIHATMLHLLGLDHTRSTFRFGGRDMRLTDVHGHVVHDVIA, encoded by the coding sequence ATGCATTGTGGCCAGTTTCGATACCAGTTCAATCGCCGTCAAATGCTCCAGCAGTGCGCGAACGGCTTCGGCGCCGCCGCCCTGACGGCCCTGCTGCAGGACCGCGCGTTCTCCGGAGTGACAGCGGAGAGAACCCACTTTCCTGCCAAAGCGAAAAACGTCATCTTCCTCTACATGGACGGCGGACCTTCGCAGGTCGACACCTTCGACCCCAAACCAATGCTCTCCAAATACAATGGCAAAAGCCCGGGCGATTTTTTCAAAGTCGAAGACACCCAGTTCGATAACGTCGGAAAGGTGCTGGAGAGTCCCTGGAAATTCAAACCCTACGGCGAAAGCGGGATTCCTGTCAGCGATCTCTTCCCCGAGGTCGGTTCCTGTATTGATGACATCGCCGTCATTCGCTCAGTTGTCTCGAACTTTCCCGAACATACTTTCGCCAATTACTTCCTGCACACGGGTAGTGGGCTGCAGGGACGTCCCAGTATGGGTGCCTGGGTCAACTACGGTCTGGGCAGCGAATGCCAGAACCTGCCCGGCTTTGTGGTCATCAACGGCGGACTGATTCCTCCCGGCGGTCTCGACTGCTTCAACAGCGGTTTTCTCCCCGCCAGCTTCCAGGGTTCGGTCTTCAAGCCGGGAGGCAGCGGTATTGCCAACGTGGAACGCCAGGAAAAGACCAGCCGCACCCAGGTGGAAAAGCTGAAACTGATGCAGCAGCTGGACCGGTTCAAACAACAGGAGACCGGCAGGCACGACGAAATTGACTCCGCGATCACCAACTATGAACTCGCCTATAAAATGCAGATGGCGATTCCCGAACTGATGTCGTTCGAGAGCGAAAGCAAGCCGACACTCGAACTCTACGGATTCAATGAGGAATACGAGCCCACACGCACTTTCGCTGCCGAGTGTCTGCTTGCACGCCGGCTGGTCGAACGGGGCGTGCGGTTCGTCGAACTGACCTGTCCCAACGTGAAAGGGGACCGCTGGGATCAGCACAGCAATCTGAAACTCCATCACGCTAACAATGCCCGGGCAGTCGACCAGCCCATCGCGGGGCTGCTCAAAGATCTCAAACAGCGCGGGCTGCTCGATTCCACGCTGGTCATCTGGGGAGGTGAATTCGGTCGCACTCCCTTTGCCCAGGGAACCAACGGTCGCGATCACAATCCGTTCGGTTTTACCATGTGGATGGCCGGCGGAGGTGTCAAAGGGGGCACCACTTACGGGACGACCGATGAATGGGGCTATAAAGTTGTCGAAAATCGCGTTGAGATCCACGACATCCATGCCACGATGCTGCACCTGCTCGGACTGGATCATACCAGATCCACGTTCCGCTTCGGTGGACGGGATATGCGTCTGACCGACGTCCATGGACACGTCGTGCACGATGTCATTGCCTGA
- the murC gene encoding UDP-N-acetylmuramate--L-alanine ligase, with translation MILSKTNTHQQGILNQDFRLDSAGLPASAHLVGICGSGMKALAEYLASAGCRVTGSDMSPALPTDQALQAGGYRVHQGHDKRFVPEGTNVLIYSPAIGLANPERRFAQRMGIPQLSYTQMLGNLMRQKQGVCIAGTHGKSTTTALTAFVLENAGVSPSAVIGAELCNQNLNGWAGAGPLFVAESCEYQRSFLNLYPYYAAITNIEPDHFDYFKNQDDMTSAYAEFVARIPADGTLIMPAACRGAVEIRTACLAKIATFSLEEEADWWATDIKQTTYGQRFRMFYKGEYFSEISLQKRGRHNVSNAMVAAILCHSAGVPAEDIREGIYQFPGIRRRYEQRGSYKGITLIDDYAHHPTAIQATLNLLRQEYPDRKVWCVYEPHQVSRTQAMMDSYSRSFRLADEVLIAPVYAAREKLGTEPVDTSKELVQRILLHNAAVRFGSSLDQIVSTLETEAQSGDIIITMGAGEINRIHHEFNRRLQRHS, from the coding sequence ATGATCCTGTCAAAAACGAATACGCATCAACAGGGAATCTTGAATCAGGATTTTCGGCTCGACTCTGCCGGATTACCTGCCTCTGCGCACCTGGTCGGCATTTGTGGATCCGGGATGAAAGCACTCGCGGAATACCTGGCCAGCGCCGGTTGCCGCGTAACCGGCTCGGATATGAGTCCTGCGCTGCCGACAGATCAGGCCTTACAGGCAGGCGGCTACCGGGTCCATCAGGGGCATGACAAACGTTTCGTTCCGGAAGGGACCAACGTGCTGATCTACAGCCCGGCGATCGGACTGGCAAACCCCGAACGGCGTTTCGCGCAGCGCATGGGAATTCCCCAGCTCTCCTACACACAGATGCTGGGCAACCTGATGCGGCAGAAGCAGGGCGTCTGTATCGCAGGAACCCACGGAAAAAGCACCACTACCGCACTGACGGCATTTGTACTGGAGAATGCCGGCGTTTCTCCTTCGGCCGTAATTGGAGCCGAACTCTGTAACCAGAACCTGAATGGCTGGGCAGGAGCAGGTCCTTTATTTGTAGCGGAAAGCTGTGAATACCAGCGGAGTTTTCTGAATCTCTACCCCTATTATGCAGCCATTACCAACATTGAGCCCGATCATTTCGATTACTTTAAGAATCAGGATGATATGACCTCCGCGTATGCTGAGTTCGTAGCCCGGATTCCGGCTGACGGAACATTGATCATGCCGGCAGCCTGTCGCGGCGCCGTGGAAATTCGCACAGCCTGTCTGGCAAAAATCGCAACGTTTTCACTGGAAGAGGAAGCAGACTGGTGGGCCACAGACATCAAGCAGACTACCTACGGTCAGCGTTTCCGAATGTTCTACAAGGGTGAGTACTTTTCCGAGATTTCCCTGCAGAAACGGGGCCGCCACAATGTGAGTAACGCGATGGTCGCCGCGATTCTCTGTCACTCGGCGGGAGTCCCTGCCGAAGACATTCGCGAAGGAATCTACCAGTTTCCGGGGATTCGTCGTCGCTACGAGCAGAGAGGCTCTTATAAGGGCATCACGCTGATCGACGATTATGCACACCATCCAACGGCGATTCAGGCCACACTCAACCTGTTGAGACAGGAATATCCGGATCGCAAGGTCTGGTGTGTTTATGAACCGCATCAGGTCTCGCGGACGCAGGCCATGATGGATTCTTACTCCCGCAGTTTTCGACTGGCGGACGAAGTACTGATTGCTCCGGTGTATGCAGCCCGGGAAAAGCTGGGAACGGAGCCCGTTGATACGTCCAAAGAGCTTGTTCAGCGAATTCTTCTGCATAATGCTGCGGTCAGATTCGGCAGTTCCCTTGACCAGATCGTCTCAACTTTAGAGACTGAGGCTCAATCTGGTGATATCATCATAACTATGGGTGCTGGCGAAATAAATCGGATCCATCATGAGTTCAATCGAAGACTTCAAAGACATTCTTAA
- a CDS encoding PQQ-binding-like beta-propeller repeat protein — protein sequence MKQFLRPFCSTLLLLCITFSETSAEDWPAFRGPRGNGISQETKGPLKWSQTENILWKVPLPAAGNSSPIVSNGRVFITCAENEGRQRSLYCFDRKNGKQLWMRTVNFDKVKPTHKTNNYCGSTPVANGKRVVVWHSSAGLYCYDFDGNEVWHRDLGEFDHMWGYGVSPILHEGKIILHCGPGKRVFMTAIDLESGKTIWETDEPVENNGERNNDRKYMGSWSTPVIARINDRSLIICSMSLRVNAYDPETGEIVWSCSGLRGQKGDLCYTSPLLADQICVAMGGFNGPAIGFRMQGTGDITESARLWRKEPNPQRISTGVFTAGHIFMANAGPNIVQCINPQTGEIVWQERSGGAACWGSLILADGHLFVTDQQGTTHVFKPNTERFETVAQNKLGERSNSTPAFSDGQIFIRTFQHLYCIGN from the coding sequence ATGAAACAGTTCCTGCGCCCGTTCTGTTCGACCCTGCTTCTGCTCTGTATCACATTCTCTGAAACATCTGCTGAAGACTGGCCCGCCTTTCGTGGTCCCCGGGGAAACGGCATTTCACAGGAAACGAAAGGCCCCCTCAAATGGAGTCAAACCGAGAACATTCTCTGGAAAGTGCCACTGCCTGCAGCGGGTAACAGCAGCCCCATCGTCTCCAACGGACGCGTATTCATTACCTGTGCAGAGAATGAAGGTCGCCAGCGGAGCCTCTACTGTTTCGACCGCAAGAACGGCAAGCAGCTCTGGATGCGGACCGTCAACTTTGACAAGGTGAAGCCCACCCACAAAACCAATAATTACTGCGGTTCGACTCCCGTCGCGAATGGCAAACGCGTCGTGGTCTGGCACAGTTCAGCCGGTCTGTACTGTTACGACTTTGACGGCAACGAGGTCTGGCACCGCGATCTGGGTGAGTTCGATCACATGTGGGGCTACGGTGTCTCTCCGATCCTGCATGAAGGAAAAATCATTCTGCACTGTGGTCCCGGAAAGCGGGTCTTCATGACCGCGATTGATCTGGAGAGTGGCAAAACGATCTGGGAAACCGATGAACCCGTCGAAAATAACGGCGAGCGAAATAACGATCGCAAATACATGGGTTCCTGGAGCACCCCCGTGATTGCGCGAATCAATGATCGCAGCCTGATCATCTGCAGCATGTCACTCCGCGTGAACGCCTATGATCCCGAAACGGGTGAGATCGTCTGGAGCTGTTCCGGACTCCGGGGACAGAAAGGGGACTTATGCTATACTTCTCCCCTGCTGGCAGATCAGATCTGCGTCGCCATGGGTGGCTTCAACGGACCTGCGATCGGCTTTCGCATGCAGGGGACGGGTGACATTACTGAGTCCGCCCGGCTCTGGCGTAAGGAGCCGAATCCGCAACGCATCTCCACAGGCGTGTTTACTGCAGGCCACATCTTCATGGCCAACGCCGGACCGAATATTGTGCAATGCATCAATCCGCAAACCGGCGAGATTGTCTGGCAGGAACGTTCCGGTGGTGCCGCCTGCTGGGGATCTCTGATCCTGGCTGACGGCCACCTGTTCGTCACCGACCAACAGGGAACAACGCATGTCTTCAAGCCGAACACGGAACGCTTTGAAACGGTCGCTCAGAACAAACTGGGCGAACGCAGCAATTCTACGCCCGCGTTCTCGGACGGGCAGATCTTCATCCGTACGTTCCAGCATCTCTATTGTATCGGCAACTGA